A single region of the Betta splendens chromosome 12, fBetSpl5.4, whole genome shotgun sequence genome encodes:
- the LOC114867067 gene encoding AN1-type zinc finger protein 5-like isoform X2 — protein MAQETNQSPAPLLCATGCGFYGNPRTNGMCSVCHKEHLSRQNNGGVSSLNTVGSSSSSPSAEASAIQRLEATLNNAAAAAVAAAEVAAEAAASMESNEALGGVSAAVSVTKQMTEMSLSSEEKGASGSVIEITEPVVSQPTLSASHPSTAGSEESKNPELPKPKKNRCFMCRKKVGLTGFDCRCGNLFCGLHRYSDKHNCPYDYKAEAAAKIRKENPVVVADKIQRI, from the exons ATGGCCCAGGAGACCAATCAAAGTCCAGCCCCTTTGCTCTGTGCCACTGGATGTGGATTTTATGGTAACCCTAGGACTAATGGCATGTGCTCAGTCTGCCACAAGGAGCACCTGTCAAGACAGAACAATGGAGGAGTCAGTTCTCTAAATACTGTTG gcagcagcagcagtagtccATCCGCTGAGGCTTCCGCCATCCAGAGGTTGGAGGCTACCTTGAataatgctgcagctgctgctgtagccgCTGCAGAGGTAGCAGCTGAGGCCGCCGCCTCAATGGAGTCCAATGAGGCTCTTGG TGGTGTTTCAGCTGCCGTTTctgtaacaaaacaaatgacagaGATGAGTCTGTCCTCTGAAGAGAAAGGAGCATCGGGGAGTGTAATAGAGATTACAGAGCCAG TGGTGAGTCAACCTACGCTCTCAGCCTCCCATCCCTCCACTGCTGGCAGTGAGGAATCCAAAAACCCAGAGCTGCCAAAACCCAAGAAGAACCGCTGCTTTATGTGCCGCAAAAAGGTCGGCCTTACAG GTTTTGACTGCCGCTGTGGGAACCTCTTCTGCGGACTCCACCGTTACTCTGACAAACACAACTGTCCTTACGACtataaagctgaagctgctgccaaGATTCGCAAAGAAAACCCTGTGGTGGTTGCAGATAAGATCCAGAGAATATGA
- the LOC114867067 gene encoding AN1-type zinc finger protein 5-like isoform X1 — MDVHTNRSSHKAVNIAMAQETNQSPAPLLCATGCGFYGNPRTNGMCSVCHKEHLSRQNNGGVSSLNTVGSSSSSPSAEASAIQRLEATLNNAAAAAVAAAEVAAEAAASMESNEALGGVSAAVSVTKQMTEMSLSSEEKGASGSVIEITEPVVSQPTLSASHPSTAGSEESKNPELPKPKKNRCFMCRKKVGLTGFDCRCGNLFCGLHRYSDKHNCPYDYKAEAAAKIRKENPVVVADKIQRI, encoded by the exons atggatgtacacacaaacag GTCATCTCACAAGGCAGTAAACATCGCTATGGCCCAGGAGACCAATCAAAGTCCAGCCCCTTTGCTCTGTGCCACTGGATGTGGATTTTATGGTAACCCTAGGACTAATGGCATGTGCTCAGTCTGCCACAAGGAGCACCTGTCAAGACAGAACAATGGAGGAGTCAGTTCTCTAAATACTGTTG gcagcagcagcagtagtccATCCGCTGAGGCTTCCGCCATCCAGAGGTTGGAGGCTACCTTGAataatgctgcagctgctgctgtagccgCTGCAGAGGTAGCAGCTGAGGCCGCCGCCTCAATGGAGTCCAATGAGGCTCTTGG TGGTGTTTCAGCTGCCGTTTctgtaacaaaacaaatgacagaGATGAGTCTGTCCTCTGAAGAGAAAGGAGCATCGGGGAGTGTAATAGAGATTACAGAGCCAG TGGTGAGTCAACCTACGCTCTCAGCCTCCCATCCCTCCACTGCTGGCAGTGAGGAATCCAAAAACCCAGAGCTGCCAAAACCCAAGAAGAACCGCTGCTTTATGTGCCGCAAAAAGGTCGGCCTTACAG GTTTTGACTGCCGCTGTGGGAACCTCTTCTGCGGACTCCACCGTTACTCTGACAAACACAACTGTCCTTACGACtataaagctgaagctgctgccaaGATTCGCAAAGAAAACCCTGTGGTGGTTGCAGATAAGATCCAGAGAATATGA
- the ccnb1 gene encoding G2/mitotic-specific cyclin-B1: MRCSQNERHSQSARSTRGFKPSRRVYTLHRIILHYELFGEATYLLEMAFRVTRNRLASTRADLGAKACSAAVVKPRAALGEIGNIAVTKEAQAKNVKTVAVKKTKVPTKVAKAPAEQPRNVVPVKPVVQVQPEPASPTPMETSGCEPGDLCQAFSDVMLHTAIRDVDADDYDNPMLCSEYVKDIYKYLRQLEVEQNVKPSYLQGQEVTSNMRAILIDWLVQVSLKFRLLQETMYMTVGIIDRFLQDHPVPKKQLQLVGVTAMFLASKYEEMYPPEISDFAYVTDRAYTTAQIRDMEMTILRVLKFQLGRPLPLQFLRRASKICEVTADQHTLAKYLLELTMVDYDMVHFPPSIVASAALALTLKILDAGEWDATLQHYMDYTAESLIPVMAHIAKNVVKVNDGLTKHMAIKSKYSTSKQLRIATIPQLKASVVKDLAKQVTQ; the protein is encoded by the exons ATGAGATGCTCGCAGAACGAAAGACACAGCCAATCAGCTCGCAGTACACGAGGATTTAAACCAAGCCGACGAGTTTACACACTTCATCGCATCATTCTCCATTACGAGCTGTTTGGCGAAGCAACTTACCTTCTGGAAATGGCTTTTCGAGTGACCCGA AACCGCCTGGCCTCTACCAGGGCTGACCTCGGAGCGAAGGCCTGCTCGGCGGCTGTGGTAAAGCCACGAGCGGCGCTCGGAGAAATTGGAAACATAGCAGTGACTAAAGAAGCGCAGGCAAAG AATGTGAAAACGGTGGCCGTGAAGAAGACAAAGGTCCCTACAAAAGTGGCTAAGGCACCAGCTGAACAACCAAGAAATGTTGTTCCTGTTAAGCCTGTGGTACAG GTTCAGCCTGAACCAGCATCCCCTACGCCAATGGAGACTTCTGGCTGTGAGCCTGGTGACCTGTGTCAGGCATTTTCAGATGTCATGCTTCATACTGCTATCAGGGACGTGGATGCAGATGACTATGACAACCCCATGCTCTGCAGTGAATATGTAAAGGACATTTACAAATACCTCAGACAGCTTGAG GTTGAGCAGAATGTTAAGCCCAGCTACCTCCAGGGTCAGGAGGTGACTAGCAACATGCGTGCTATTCTCATTGACTGGCTTGTGCAAGTGAGCCTTAAATTTCGACTGCTTCAGGAAACTATGTACATGACTGTGGGAATCATAGACCGCTTTCTTCAG GACCACCCAGTCCCCaagaagcagctccagctggttgGAGTTACTGCCATGTTCCTTGCTTCCAAATATGAAGAGATGTACCCCCCAGAGATCTCAGACTTCGCATATGTGACGGACAGAGCCTACACCACAGCCCAGATCAGGGATATGGAGATGACAATCTTGCGAGTTCTTAAGTTCCAGCTCGGGCGTCCTCTTCCCCTGCAGTTCCTCAGGAGGGCCTCGAAGATATGCGAG GTAACTGCTGATCAGCACACCTTGGCTAAATACCTCCTGGAGCTCACAATGGTCGATTATGACATGGTTCATTTCCCACCATCAATCGTGGCAAGTGCTGCTTTGGCTCTCACCCTGAAGATCTTGGATGCTGGAGAGTGG GATGCAACACTGCAGCACTATATGGACTACACGGCAGAGAGTTTGATTCCTGTAATGGCACACATTGCTAAAAATGTTGTAAAGGTGAACGATGGCTTGACAAAGCACATG GCAATTAAGAGCAAGTATTCTACTTCAAAGCAGTTGAGGATTGCCACGATTCCACAGCTCAAGGCTTCAGTGGTGAAAGATCTTGCTAAGCAGGTCACCCAGTGA